One Microbacterium sp. W4I20 DNA window includes the following coding sequences:
- a CDS encoding TIGR04028 family ABC transporter substrate-binding protein: MNRRHIRAAAAAVPLILATSLAACASSPAPANAPAEGGDPVTGGTLTYLEHQTYTNLYPPQAGFYPNGGVVNNIAARLTWQNPETLEIEPWIAADWTVNDDATEYTFDLKPDVTFSDGSPVDAEAVAKNFDTYGLGDADRGLTISEAINNYAGSDVVDEDTVTFRFTAPSPGFLQATSTINSGLLSPETLDGTIEDFGAGNATEIIGAGPFTVSDEKLGTEYTLAAREDYAWAPESAENQGRPYVDAVHVLVTPEDSVRIGSLLAGQADYVRYVQAFDEERVEGAGFTLYAPQTRGVNNSIALRPGNPLLGDIRVRQAIIAAVDAQEVVDTLFTDNYPVATSVLSSEALGYKDESEHYAYDPDKAADLLDEAGWKPGSDGIREKDGERLAITVYEAKPQPQSTQTLELVAQQLAKVGVELTVKPGDAGSYAEDTRDAEVTGFYHSMVGRADLDVIKSQYYTKNRDVLISEDAELDALLDAVASEPDADKRIAASQAVQDYIAEQAYVIPLFEEPQVYGAATYVQGVAFESVGRPTFSGVWLADH; the protein is encoded by the coding sequence ATGAATCGCCGTCACATCCGCGCCGCCGCCGCAGCGGTCCCGCTCATCCTGGCGACAAGCCTCGCCGCGTGCGCCTCCTCGCCCGCACCCGCGAACGCCCCGGCCGAGGGCGGCGACCCGGTCACCGGGGGCACGCTCACCTACCTCGAGCACCAGACGTACACGAACCTGTACCCGCCGCAGGCCGGCTTCTACCCGAACGGCGGCGTCGTCAACAACATCGCCGCCCGCCTGACCTGGCAGAACCCCGAGACGCTCGAGATCGAGCCGTGGATCGCGGCCGACTGGACCGTGAACGACGACGCCACCGAGTACACGTTCGACCTCAAGCCCGATGTGACATTCTCGGACGGCTCGCCCGTGGATGCCGAGGCGGTGGCGAAGAACTTCGACACCTACGGCCTGGGCGACGCCGACCGCGGGCTCACGATCTCCGAGGCCATCAACAACTACGCCGGCAGCGACGTGGTCGACGAGGACACGGTCACGTTCCGCTTCACCGCCCCGTCACCCGGCTTCCTGCAGGCGACCTCCACCATCAACTCCGGCCTGTTGTCGCCGGAGACGCTCGACGGGACCATCGAGGACTTCGGGGCAGGCAACGCCACCGAGATCATCGGCGCAGGACCCTTCACCGTCAGCGACGAGAAGCTCGGCACCGAGTACACCCTCGCCGCCCGCGAGGACTACGCCTGGGCGCCGGAGAGCGCGGAGAACCAGGGTCGCCCCTACGTCGATGCGGTGCACGTGCTCGTCACACCGGAGGACTCGGTGCGCATCGGCTCGCTGCTCGCCGGCCAGGCCGACTATGTGCGCTACGTGCAGGCCTTCGACGAGGAGCGGGTCGAGGGGGCCGGCTTCACCCTGTACGCCCCGCAGACCCGGGGCGTGAACAACTCGATCGCGCTGCGGCCGGGAAACCCGCTCCTCGGCGACATCCGCGTGCGTCAGGCGATCATCGCCGCCGTCGACGCCCAGGAGGTCGTCGACACCCTGTTCACCGACAACTACCCGGTCGCGACCTCGGTGCTCTCCTCCGAGGCCCTCGGGTACAAGGACGAGTCGGAGCACTACGCGTACGACCCCGACAAGGCCGCCGATCTCCTCGACGAAGCGGGCTGGAAGCCCGGCTCCGACGGCATCCGCGAGAAGGACGGCGAGCGCCTGGCGATCACGGTCTACGAGGCGAAGCCGCAGCCGCAGTCCACGCAGACGCTCGAACTCGTCGCGCAGCAGCTGGCGAAGGTCGGCGTCGAGCTCACGGTCAAGCCCGGCGACGCCGGCAGCTACGCCGAGGACACGCGCGATGCCGAGGTGACCGGGTTCTACCACTCGATGGTCGGCCGTGCGGATCTCGACGTGATCAAGAGCCAGTACTACACGAAGAACCGCGACGTGCTGATCTCCGAGGACGCGGAGCTCGATGCGCTGCTGGATGCCGTGGCATCGGAGCCGGACGCCGACAAGCGGATCGCCGCCTCGCAGGCCGTGCAGGACTACATCGCCGAGCAGGCGTATGTGATCCCGCTGTTCGAGGAGCCGCAGGTGTACGGCGCGGCCACCTACGTGCAGGGCGTCGCCTTCGAGTCGGTGGGTCGTCCGACCTTCTCCGGCGTCTGGCTCGCCGACCACTGA
- a CDS encoding ABC transporter permease — protein MTFVLRRAGQAAIVLIAAFTATFFLLQLLPGDAILIKFSDPSLGLSPEQLDSIRASYGTNLPWWEQYVHAALGFAAGDFGYSTQFGTPVLTMLGEALPSTLLLASLGLIVALLLAVLIAGLSSLAPFAWLRDGLRQIPGLFVAVPVFWLGILLIQVFSFGLGWVPIVGADPVSGLILPVLTLAVPISAPLAQVLVRAVDQVQAQPFITVVRAKGAPPVWVLTRSVARNAAVPTLTIAGVLFGELVGGAVVTETVFGRTGVGRLTEQAVANQDIPVLQGVVLLSALGFVLVSFAVDLVTPLIDPRQRRVARATTPRTLQEVTA, from the coding sequence ATGACCTTCGTCCTCCGACGAGCCGGGCAGGCCGCGATCGTGCTGATCGCGGCCTTCACGGCCACCTTCTTCCTGCTGCAGCTGCTGCCCGGCGACGCGATCCTGATCAAGTTCTCCGACCCGAGCCTCGGACTCTCGCCCGAGCAGCTCGACAGCATCCGCGCCAGCTACGGCACGAACCTGCCGTGGTGGGAGCAGTACGTGCACGCCGCTCTGGGATTCGCCGCCGGCGACTTCGGCTACTCCACGCAGTTCGGCACCCCGGTGCTCACGATGCTCGGTGAGGCGCTCCCGTCGACGCTGCTGCTCGCGTCGCTCGGGCTGATCGTGGCGCTGCTGCTGGCCGTGCTGATCGCGGGACTCTCGTCGCTCGCCCCGTTCGCGTGGCTGCGCGACGGGCTGCGCCAGATCCCCGGGCTCTTCGTCGCGGTGCCGGTGTTCTGGCTCGGCATCCTGCTCATCCAGGTCTTCTCCTTCGGGCTCGGCTGGGTACCGATCGTGGGCGCCGATCCGGTGTCGGGACTCATCCTGCCCGTCCTCACGCTGGCCGTGCCGATCTCGGCCCCGCTCGCCCAGGTGCTCGTCCGCGCGGTCGACCAGGTGCAGGCGCAGCCGTTCATCACGGTCGTCCGCGCGAAGGGCGCGCCGCCGGTCTGGGTACTCACCCGCTCGGTCGCGAGGAATGCCGCGGTGCCGACGCTCACGATCGCCGGCGTGCTGTTCGGCGAGCTCGTCGGCGGTGCGGTGGTCACCGAGACCGTCTTCGGCCGCACGGGTGTCGGGCGACTGACGGAGCAGGCGGTGGCGAACCAGGACATCCCGGTGCTGCAGGGCGTTGTGCTGCTGTCTGCCCTGGGCTTCGTGCTGGTCAGCTTCGCGGTCGACCTGGTCACCCCGCTCATCGATCCGCGTCAGCGGCGCGTCGCCAGGGCGACGACCCCGCGCACACTGCAGGAGGTGACGGCATGA